Genomic window (Equus asinus isolate D_3611 breed Donkey chromosome 13, EquAss-T2T_v2, whole genome shotgun sequence):
GACCTCATCTTCACCATcaactctcctgggtctccagcctacTGGCCCACACCACTGatctggacttcccagcctccgtaatcacgtgagccaattcattgtaataaatctctctctctctttttccttctcttcctctctccctctataCACACGAGCGCgtgcatgcgcgcacacacacacacacacccattggttctttttctctagaGAAACAAGCTAATACAATACTCCATGGAAGGAATTACTGTTTATCACCTACCCACTCTCCTAGTGGTGGACAACAGATTGCCTTTAAGATCTATGTCACCACAAAAATACCACAGTGAACATCCTCATATGTATCTCCCAAGGACCTGTGTGAGAAGTTTTTGGATTTCGGATCTAAATCATTTCGAGACCCAGAGCACCCAATTGAAGGGGGCAGAGCCCCTTGAGGGAGGACTCTGCGCCATTGCTCCAAGTGCTCATTGGAAATCTTCCTCTAAGCTTTCCCCAAAAGTTGGATGGTTTTCTTTCAGGGATTCAATAATTACACACTATTAATACAATTCCCTTAGactaattgctttaaaaattgtctctcaaaatgtcaaaaacaTAGCAAACAAACAACTTCCAAGGATTTctaaagagtttttaattttatttaaattggcCATTAGGCGAATTGATCATTAAAACCAGCTTTAAGTGAATTAACCCTTAGCTATTCTCCAAAGCTGGAACCTCATATTTATTTCAATCTGTGGCTTCCCTGGACcgtttctgtctttgttttcccGTCTATTccctgtggggaaactgaggccactcAACTCAAAGGAGCTCTTGGTGGTGTAAAGATTGGAAGCCAAGGAATTGTTTGTCCTTATTCCCTTCCAGCTTGAGCATCCATAATTCCAGACCCGAGTTAGCCTTGCAGACCAGTGCAGACCACTGACTTAGAAGACCCAATGTCATTGTGTTCAAATGTAACCTGAAGGAAATCTATGTAGGAGTGTATTGAAAGGAACGAAAGCACTCAGAGTCTTATTCATTATGCCCAACCAGTCACATTTTTATTAGCAGTTGGTAGCAAAGGAGTCTTTTTAAAGACTGAGCAGCATCAAAAGAAACGAAAACTGGAGAAGGCTTTGCTGAAGAGAAGAGAATTGAAATGTCAGGAAATGCAAGCCACGGTGAGGACCATGCTTGCTGAAAGGCTCTCCTTGGTTAAGGAGGGTCTCTTAGCAGCTGGACAAGTTCCCTCGTCAGCACCTGGAGAGAACGTGGGGCTGGAGTCAGAGTAAAGTTAGCAAGCAGGCAGCATCTATGCTCGGCCAGAGGCAGGCACCACGGGGTGGCCGTGAGCTTGTAGACAGCAGCAGCACTCAGAGGAGGTGTGCAGAGTGCTCCCTCCATGAAGTGCTGCCTTACCGAAGCTGGACTCGTGGCTGGGCTGTCAGGAAGTTGGCAAGCAGGGGCTGGCTTTGCAGAGACTTGAGGGAGCTGGTCGGAAGCAATTGGAGCCACCACTGGAGGACTTGCCAAAACCCGTCACACAGCAAGCTGGTTGGCAGGAAGGGGATCTGCAGCCACTTGGGTTGCAGGAGGGGGACCCACCACAAGTTGGTTGGCCAGAAAGCACGGTGCTGCAGGAAGCTCGTTTGCAAGGGTTCTTTACAGAACAAGGGGCCTGGCAGGTAGCCACTGGCTGGCAGAAGAAGGATATGGAAGGAGCTTGTACGCAGTACAGTGGCTCCCACGAGGAGGACACACAGCAAGTAGGATTGCAAGAACCGAACCCACAAGTCGACGGCTGGCAGGGAAATGATTGGCAAGACTTGAAAATGTAGCAGATGGGTTGGTAACAAGTTGATTTGCAGGGCTGATCTTCACCACTAATGGGTTGACACGAACCTGCTTGGCAGCAAGTTGGCTGGCATGAACTAACTGCACAGACGGTTGGTGGGCAAGATGTTTCAGGACAGGATGTCACCTCAGCAGAGCAGGATGGCTGGCAGGACTTACTGTCACAGCAGACTGATTGGCCACCAGCTGCCTGGCACAGTCCAGACACGTAGCCAGGTTCCTGGTGGGATCTTTGTTGGCAGGAGCTGGCCTCACGGCACTTTGGCTGACAACTGGCGGACTCCGAGCAGGAGGGCTGGCTTGAGGGAAGCAGACAAGGAGACTGACCGGTGCTGGATTCACAGGAGGCCGGGCAGGAGCAAATGGGTTGGCAAACAAAACCCACACAAGAAGCTGCTGGAAGGCAGGCAGGTTGGCAAGAAGCAGGTTCACAGCCACTTGGGGCACTGCTGGATGGCTGACAGCTTTTTTGGCACGTGACCAGTTGCCACGTTCtgctcctgcaggaactaggcaaACAGATACCATTTTGGAAGCTGCCATCATTTGAGCATAGGGAGATGGTGGACA
Coding sequences:
- the KRTAP29-1 gene encoding keratin-associated protein 29-1; amino-acid sequence: MAGSCCPGNVTAIPAVSTISLCSNDGSFQNGICLPSSCRSRTWQLVTCQKSCQPSSSAPSGCEPASCQPACLPAASCVGFVCQPICSCPASCESSTGQSPCLLPSSQPSCSESASCQPKCREASSCQQRSHQEPGYVSGLCQAAGGQSVCCDSKSCQPSCSAEVTSCPETSCPPTVCAVSSCQPTCCQAGSCQPISGEDQPCKSTCYQPICYIFKSCQSFPCQPSTCGFGSCNPTCCVSSSWEPLYCVQAPSISFFCQPVATCQAPCSVKNPCKRASCSTVLSGQPTCGGSPSCNPSGCRSPSCQPACCVTGFGKSSSGGSNCFRPAPSSLCKASPCLPTS